TAAACATACAGTCCAATCTGTATTAAAGGTAgatttcgcccaaccaaataaatatttttttgtgaaatgcgataagcggaagaaaagatgaaaaaacatattaaaatatctcaatttaatttctttatgtgtttgagattgaacaaatgtgtcttgaatacaaaattgaaggaaatccttcggaatattacggtgtccgtcagacaaaataatatgcaaatgaagctgcgatggattgcgttgtcgaagtttggcgcatgcgcattgtcacgcactaaaagtaaacaaaatggctgaacaaaagtgtgtgagatgaaaaaaatatatctgaatcggcaacaaagtggaggaaattataatggattcggtagcaccctaggatagaTCTATAGGGATTTAAAtccagagatggcatgtagcaatagaagaaacagaagccacatctcaagcggaacttgccgggatctgttgggactcgtgtaacggcattgcacgtggtgagttaaatttcaacacatatgcatATGCCAGCACACAGatagccgcagactaactacatgtatatttggtgtacaaagttagcgagcgtatgtaagtaacatgaagtgtttcagattatatgatatgtataaacagtccctcgcacttcgatttgttgttgttgtattttaactaaacatgccgtggcaagactgtcacttttATCTGACATCtcgacattttgttgcacgcttccgtttgttgctgcggcctcgttttggaaaaaatacgtcatgttctatgtaaagcttgactttgctctatttttagagaagtattttcctggtcaagctaggcaactgaccacccatattgttcgctgtatgcattgaaaatgatctgaagattatatctatttataggataaatttcaatttcgtagtctttatatttcattgggcgaaacctacctttaagagACCAGTCAAGGGAAATTGAAAAGTAGTCTtttaatagagagtggtctcttaatagaATAACTCGTACTGATCAGAATTGAGATGACCAGTCACCCATGTTTTGATATTGACGTCTTTCATAATAATCTTACATGTGTTTTAACTtcgataataaatataaatataatagaaCTAAAGTGTCtttttgttattgatttaattcattttaattcaaatatatcatatacttACCCAAACGTTAGGTTTGTATATGGCAAAACGCCGGAATGGGGGTCATGTTGGAATTTTGTGGGGTATTTcattgtgatattttatatacaataggATTAGGAACAAGTTTTCCAACTTAAATGAAGCCCTCTCCCTACAGgattataattaataacataatCAGGAACACAAACCAGACATCATAAGTATATTACGAAAATACTCATTGTATGATTCTTTTACTAATTATATTAAATCTGGTACTTCTAGTAAAAAATATTGGCgaaaatttgtttataaaaatgtttacaaatttgATGAAAGATCACGTCTAGAACGTATGTCAAATGATATAGATTTTATTAGATTCAAATGTATTCACCCTAAAAATAGGTTGCACTTTCTTTTGGAACTCGCTGTAAAGTTTCCACAGTATAAtaatcatgtacattgtattttgaatgtttgtgtaaactcacgaatatcaaattgtatagaATTAAGTCAAAATTGTGGAATACTTTTTAATGATCATGTTACCcatattattttgcattgtgataaaaatagcgACGAGTACTGGTGTTTTTTGGTGATTAATTTTGGATTAGAATTCATGTCGTCGCTTCACAATTTAACagattttgatttatgtaaCACCTTTTTGGGTAAAGAATTTGCCTATGATTTCTCAAATAGTGCCTTAGAGGAGTTTAGATTAGGAAATGTATCTTTTTTGTATAGACTCCTGAAAGCATGCGATCCTTATTGCTTTGAATAATCTCAACTAATTACTAATTATTAGACTTGAAATtgaacatattttgtaaatttctatttgttttgttttgtttcttgttttcatgttaaatgtcattctttatgtaatcttcaattttggaggaaataaagataataataatgataatgatttcttaatatgCTGTAGAGATGAACGAACAAAAAGCCAGTGACAATGAAGTCCGACCCGAGGAGGTTAGCTCCTCAACAAGAGATGTAGAGGCCGATATCAaggtaaagtacatgtaatcaACGTTTTAACAATATATTCTGATTGATAATTTCAGCACAGACACGTATCCCAATGTATTGTCTATTTATGTTACGACCGGTATCAAATTGAAATTAGTTTTGAAAtgcatattttttctctatttaatatattttttaacattttccaGGATGAAATGGAGCCCGGCGACAGCAATGAAGATAAAGGTATAACTATATCTGACTTATGTTTGATAAGAATGTTATCTAATGTTCCGTAGCAGTCTATTTCTTTATGTCCACCCTTTCTTCAGTGCGGTCATGTCTCTAACAAATCGATTTAAATATTGCATATATCTCAAATTAATAAAGTAGATGTGCTCCAATTTTGAATATCTCGCATTTTTCTCCAGAAAAAAAGGCCCACTATATTGGTCACTGATATTTTCAGAAACTCAGATGTTGCAGGAAGAAAATAATAGACTGAAGAGAGAACAATTCTGTTTTGTGTGTCAAGAGAGTCTCCGTGTGGTTGCTTACTACCCATGTGGACATTGGTCCTGCTGCAAAGTCTGCGACTCTGCCCAACTGATTTGTCCCATGTGCAAGGGGGAAATCGAAAATAGAATTTTCACGTATTTGTCATAGGAAACCTGGCTGCCATGCGTGAAACCgggaacattttttttattttttttttattctatatatatatatcttgaatgaccaatcaaaatttGAGACTGACATTCCTATAAGATGATGTTTTAGGGCTTTGCAATTTCATGTTGATATCTTACTATGTTTTacgatatttaattatttatttagtaTACAACGTTTCGTTGAATGGAATTCCCAAAAGTTGTGTTTGTGGTTGTTCTGTATTATTGTTTGATCGTATTGTATTGATAACATGTATTTACGAAATAATACTTCATGTTAAAACCAAAGATGAAAGTACACAGaatgtttatgttattttagaattatattgaaaatacgATGAGGATTTTAGTGCATAATGCATTGAGGAGTGCAATAGTTGTGTTAAGTTGATGGGGATAATTTCTTATTGAAGTTGTTATTTATTGTTACCTTATCAGCATGTATGAGCGGATTACCGTAAAGGTTTCCGATGTAGATTGAATCTCGACCACATACCTAGGTTTATTATGTCAAAAGGCGATAGAAGTCGGTTGTATTGActctaaataataaaaaatagcTTTTTATCCGTTTATATCAACACGGCAGTAATTGAGAATTAACTACGCATAGATCAAGTTTTAAATTAAGTGCTGTTATGAATTTAGTAAGatgtttaaattatatatatataattgttgtaattatttataaattatttatttccttATCTAATGTGGGGAATACTGTTATGTTTTTAAATGCTTTTTTATGACTTTCAATGATCGattaatgttttgatatttatactTAAGATTGGTTGGTTGGTATATGATTGTGATATGATTTATCAACACATAGATCCTTGAAAAGACATTAAATATTAGGCAAAAGTATACACAAACGTAATTCCTATTTTCGTTTAAAAGATATAAAGAATTATCTATTTCTTTCTATTCTATCAACATGCACGCGTGAGATTATggataaattataaattaatgttagacgaaattgcatttttttttaatttaaagtaaaagtATGTTAATGTTTCTTATATTCTAAAATTACGTAATACATATCTCGGAAACTCcatttttactgaaaaattAACGAAGTACGGTGTAAAGAGCGGAAGGTTGTTTATGTTTAAATTATTGCAGCATGTAATTCAGAAGTTTAAATGGCCTTAGTCACGCCCATCGTACTAATATTTCtcattaataaatattattatattatcttttgtcgtgttttcattcaaatgagATCACTTTGCAGACATCATTAACAGTTTTACATGATATTGTTGCGGagtttgtataatatttttcatCGTTTATTCCTTTTCGTAAAACAGTTTCCTAGCGGAATTCTTAGACAGAATCAAACTATTTTTAACCttagtaaaataaatgaaatatagtaaagagctgttatttttttatatatcattaacagCTTTCTTTACATGCATTTGTAGAGTAGTCAAATATTTTCCATCAtaacatatttctttcatatctgAATTCTTTAGAGAAAATCAAACGGTTATTAATcttagtaaaatatatgaaatatcgtTAAGAACTTTGTAAATTAATTGATCATTTTTAGTATAATTCGGACTGATGGTCAGTAAGATaaatttaatactttatacCTAATTGTGCTTTCACGGACAGATCCCATGCCTCACTAGTCTACGTTACTCTTTTTGTGTAGATTGAGGGTTTCTCTTAATTTGAAGTATATGAATTATTGCCGAATAAGGTGTCGCCTATTAGACCTACTTAAAATGActtcataataaaataaattatgcaCAAAAGTAAGAAATAAATCTTCTTtacaattatgtaaaaaaacCCAATTAGTATGACCTTGTACTGTGATGTATACACTGTTTAATAATTTATTACGAGTACAGTGCATACGtgctttttgaaatatttaattatatgcTAAATATCATTTCGTGGGTCAAAATTTTCGGAATTTTAGAAacgagaaaattaaattttagcaGTTTTCAAATATCGTGATGATATTTGGCTATAAggatatatttaattaattaattttacaatttttcatggATCAAATGTTTGCGATCAAAGCACTATCTCGCGAAGCCGCGAAAATATCAACTGACGAAAATAATCGGCCATAGGTCCTAAAGagaatgtacaatatatatatatttaacagcCGAGCATTGAACATGAATGATGATATGAACCTAGTTACTGTTTTACCTTtccatttgaaataaaaaattaaatcttaTCATTTAGTCCAATAGCGGGACGAGTTTGTCACTTTACTGCTTTTGTTGTCTTTTGGTGTTTCAGCAAAATGACATGATGCCCAAGGCAGAAACTAGCTGATATTTGATCacaatgttttctttgtaaGAAGAGATATCAACATTGTTTTAGGAAGCGCATTGAGCTGACTGTATATCACACCCTATTCTAAATCTAGATTACAAAGTCTTTTTAATTTTGGATACAAATGATCAATATTATTTCCTACATTATTTGGTCCGACACATTCCACGCACTCGAAGCAATGATATACGGGATATAGGAGATAGATTTCTACATGGTAAGTAAGATTGAATTTGCCTGAATTACTTTTCTGTATATTGTCGGTTGACATTCATTTCCCGGAACACATTTCTAATTAAGTATTGTTCTCtttaattttattacaattataagATCAAAATTTAGACTACATCGGAACGACCAcagtaaatttaaataaaagtacaacgactataaaatatataaaaggaGAATAACGTCAGAAGTGACAACCACATATGTATCATCCTGACACCCGCTCATCGATATATACAGAGAATACACGGCCAGTGCTTAAAGTATTAGTTATATTTTGGCGAGGGTAAGAATGAaccatgttttctttttctaaacTGAGCCaaaatacagtttatattttaagacactgaccatgtatactttttatcctgcaacattcatcaaaaatatatatgcacATATTTTAACTGAAAGATACCAACGTTTGTTTGCAAATATGACTGTCTTTCAAATAATGTTTCGCCTCGGAAGTATAGGTCAGTCGAAAATACAGTTGATTTCCGTCAATGCCGAATACAGCAACGCTACACTGTATATGTGATAGGTGTTTTCCGATAACACCAATATGCTGGTTGCATGATCAAGCTGATTAAGCCTCTCCTGTTTTAACTTACAAAGCGAATACTATCTCCTGCGTCTTTTTTACTATCAATTGGGCTAATTCTACAACGACATAGTATAATCAGTACGTTGTGATGTCTagtttagtttagtttaaacatattttatttgaacaaagtcAAAAGGAATtaggcacaagttatacaacttagaATTGCCCTCtcccatacaaatgtatatgatgttACATAATCAAACATACAATAGCAGCATTAatgattgtatatcaaataatatgtaaaagaaagaaagaaacaaacaaacattaataaGTATTAGTAgtcacatttgatttgtttagccaTATCAGCACCCACgttttatagctacatgtaaaattgtttCAACATTTGACATTCATGACGTGACTAATTCCATAcaattgaacattaattttgtaaacaatctaaaatgatatataaatgattttacaattaatatcttacaaatacatttggcattaatgtttttttagaaaaaataatcatgAAACAAGTTTTGACAATGAAATGCCAGCAATCATCATTTAGCAATCAGTGAATGTTGTTCGATCAAACAAAGCGATTGGTATTTCTTATATATTCTTGAATTGTCAGGCGTATGCTTTCATTATCTTTCGGACTAAGTGTATCAGAACCGTTAAGTATCAACTTCAAATTAATATTCGTATTATACAAAGACAATTTTCTCATAAGTATGACACAAGATGGTGATAAAACTAAATTAACTTTGAATAAATCAGCATTTAAAGCACTGCAACCATGACGAAGTCTTGTATGCATAATATCAAGTTTTCTGTTTCCAACTGACCGTCTTGCTACAGTCTTTTCCCGTTTGATTAGggttttaaattttgtaacagTTTCTGAAGATCTTACTGTCAAATCTAATGAATTCCAAAGCTTCACCGTACTGGGAAGAAACGAGTTTTCAAATAGCACTAGGCGACACCTAGGGGATACATAATCATGATTATTTCTTAAGTTATAAACGGTACTTTCATTAATCCTATCAGGTAAAATATCATGTAAACAAGACGGAGCTATATTATgatgaattttataaaataaaaataattttttctgCTTCCGTCTTTCCGATAATGTGTCCCAACCAGTTTCCATATATAATGAATTTCTACTTGCGAAAGAGGTTAAACCTGTAACTATTCTGGCAGCttctaattgtattttttctagTTTTTCTTAATCTAAATTGGTGCATCCATCCCACACCTCACTCGCGTATTCCAATAAAGGTCAAATAAACATAGTATATAATTTAGACAGCGTTTCcccttttaatgtaaatttcaaCTTGCGGAAAACTGACAAATGCCGTGAGGCGGAGTTAGCGATATTAGTAATATGCGTTTcccatttcatattttcattcaaaGTTATACCCAAGTGTTTGTGTAAACCACCGTTAGTCAAAATCGTGTTATCAAattgcaaattaatatctaatttttCAAGAGAACCGTTTAATAAAACTACTTCAGTTTTATTAGGATTAAAATTTACTTTCCATTCCCTTGACCAGCGCTCTATAATTGATAAATCATGATTTGTGTGTTGTTCAATATCTTGGATGTTATTTGAAGAATACGCGAGAGAGGTGTCGTCAGCAAACATTCTTGATAAGGAAAACACATGTTCAGATATATCGTTtatgaatatcaaaaataacaatGGCCCAAGAACCGACACTTGAGGAACGCCAGCTTTTAAATAACAAGGATTTGAGTAACAATCACCAATAACGACAATTTGATTTCTTTCACTTATATAATCTTTTATCCAATTATAGATATTTCCCCTGATACCATATGAAAAGAGTTTTTTAAGTAATCCACGATGCCATACCCTATCAAATGCTTTTGAAATATCGAAAAATACCAtacatgtttgttgtttattttctaatgatacacatatattatgataaatCTCTAAAAGTTGGGACACGGTAGAGTGTCCCGGAAGAAAACCAGACTGATACTTATATAGAAGATTGTTATCGATGACAAAAATATGCAGATGTTTGTAACAGCCCGCTCAAAAACTTTACTTACAGTACTTAAAAGTGAAATCGGCCTGTAATTAGAGGTTAGAAAACGTTCACCCTTTTTGAATATAGGCATATAGGCATTAAAAAGTAATTGCAAAGGAAAACACACAGTTTCAGCTGTGTTTTTTAACATTTCGTGACTAATAGTAT
The nucleotide sequence above comes from Argopecten irradians isolate NY chromosome 1, Ai_NY, whole genome shotgun sequence. Encoded proteins:
- the LOC138333082 gene encoding E3 ubiquitin-protein ligase MYLIP-A-like, whose amino-acid sequence is MNEQKASDNEVRPEEVSSSTRDVEADIKDEMEPGDSNEDKETQMLQEENNRLKREQFCFVCQESLRVVAYYPCGHWSCCKVCDSAQLICPMCKGEIENRIFTYLS